One genomic window of Vibrio ziniensis includes the following:
- a CDS encoding YacL family protein — MEFEFTKNTLMGEYYVSCNMEHQVIARWLQEEIGKDRTKIEQVFSLLDQVHQSPAKEWKLAGKEISLSVIGSEVTVQENTLGYSHDIEFESEFELYDSESTAECGLEDFESMMRQWLEFIQRY, encoded by the coding sequence ATGGAATTTGAATTTACGAAAAATACCTTAATGGGTGAGTATTACGTCAGTTGTAATATGGAGCATCAAGTGATTGCTCGTTGGTTACAAGAAGAGATTGGCAAAGATCGCACAAAGATCGAGCAAGTGTTTTCGTTACTTGACCAAGTGCACCAAAGTCCGGCAAAAGAGTGGAAACTGGCTGGAAAAGAGATTTCTCTTTCTGTGATAGGGAGTGAAGTGACGGTTCAGGAAAACACTTTGGGCTATAGCCATGATATTGAGTTTGAAAGTGAATTTGAGCTCTACGACAGTGAGAGCACGGCAGAATGTGGCTTGGAAGATTTTGAATCAATGATGAGACAGTGGTTAGAGTTCATTCAGCGCTACTGA
- a CDS encoding P-II family nitrogen regulator, translating to MKLINAIIKPFKLDDVREALADVGIEGMTVSEVKGFGRQKGHTELYRGAEYQVDFLPKVKIEIATQADNVDRVVEAIIKAAHTGKIGDGKIFVYDLSHAVRIRTGEMDVEAL from the coding sequence ATGAAACTCATAAACGCAATCATCAAACCATTCAAACTTGACGATGTACGCGAAGCTTTAGCTGATGTTGGCATCGAAGGGATGACAGTATCAGAAGTAAAAGGCTTCGGTCGTCAAAAAGGTCACACAGAGCTTTACCGTGGTGCGGAATACCAAGTGGATTTCCTACCTAAGGTAAAAATCGAGATCGCAACACAAGCAGACAACGTAGATCGCGTTGTTGAAGCAATCATCAAAGCTGCTCATACAGGCAAAATTGGTGACGGTAAAATATTTGTTTATGACTTAAGTCATGCTGTTCGTATTCGCACTGGCGAAATGGACGTAGAAGCACTTTAA
- a CDS encoding ammonium transporter — protein sequence MELSVTVAELRYALDTFFFLISGALVMWMAAGFAMLEAGLVRSKNTTEILTKNFVLYAIACTMYLIVGYNIMYVDNAEAGWLPSFGTLIGSQAEGADHSLESDFFFQVVFVATSMSVVSGAVAERMKLWAFLIFSVVLTAFIYPMEGYWTWGGGFLSDAGFSDFAGSGIVHMAGAAAALAGVILLGARKGKYGKNGEVYPIPGSNMPLATLGTLILWFGWFGFNGGSQLMVSDFENATAVGKIFLNTNAAAAAGAIAALLVCKTTWGKADLTMILNGALAGLVAITADPLSPSPLYAVAIGVVAGAIVVFSIIALDKLKIDDPVGAISVHGVCGFFGLMVVPLSNADASFGSQLLGAVVIFGWVFAASLIVWSILKATMGIRVSEEEEQEGMDMHDCGVEAYPEFSVVK from the coding sequence ATGGAACTGTCAGTAACTGTAGCGGAGTTACGCTACGCACTGGATACTTTCTTCTTCTTAATTTCAGGCGCACTAGTAATGTGGATGGCTGCGGGTTTTGCAATGCTTGAAGCTGGTCTAGTTCGTTCAAAAAACACCACTGAAATTTTGACTAAAAACTTTGTGCTTTACGCTATCGCGTGCACTATGTACTTAATCGTTGGTTACAACATCATGTACGTAGATAACGCAGAAGCTGGTTGGTTACCTTCTTTCGGTACGCTAATCGGTTCACAAGCTGAAGGCGCTGACCACTCTCTAGAGTCGGATTTCTTCTTCCAAGTAGTATTCGTTGCAACCTCGATGTCTGTAGTTTCAGGTGCAGTTGCTGAACGTATGAAGTTATGGGCATTCCTAATCTTCTCTGTAGTTCTAACAGCTTTCATTTACCCTATGGAAGGTTACTGGACTTGGGGCGGCGGTTTCCTATCTGATGCAGGTTTCAGTGACTTCGCTGGTTCTGGTATCGTACACATGGCAGGTGCAGCAGCAGCTCTAGCTGGCGTAATCCTACTAGGTGCACGTAAAGGTAAATACGGCAAAAACGGTGAAGTTTACCCAATTCCAGGTTCAAACATGCCACTTGCTACTCTAGGTACACTTATCCTATGGTTCGGTTGGTTTGGCTTCAACGGCGGTTCTCAGTTGATGGTTTCTGACTTCGAAAACGCAACAGCTGTCGGCAAAATCTTCTTAAACACTAACGCAGCAGCAGCAGCAGGTGCGATTGCAGCCCTGCTAGTTTGTAAAACAACTTGGGGTAAAGCAGACCTAACTATGATCCTTAACGGTGCGTTAGCAGGTCTAGTTGCTATCACTGCAGATCCACTATCTCCATCACCACTATATGCAGTAGCTATCGGTGTGGTTGCGGGTGCAATCGTAGTGTTCAGCATCATTGCTCTAGATAAACTAAAAATCGATGATCCAGTGGGTGCTATCTCTGTACACGGTGTGTGTGGTTTCTTTGGTCTAATGGTTGTTCCACTAAGCAATGCAGATGCATCATTTGGTTCTCAGCTTCTAGGTGCCGTAGTTATCTTTGGTTGGGTATTCGCAGCAAGCTTGATTGTTTGGTCTATCCTAAAAGCAACAATGGGTATCCGTGTTTCTGAAGAAGAAGAGCAAGAAGGTATGGATATGCACGATTGTGGTGTTGAAGCATATCCTGAGTTCTCAGTAGTTAAATAA
- a CDS encoding Fe(3+) ABC transporter substrate-binding protein, translating to MKKMLTLSAIALSVLASSAMAAEEVNVYSYRQPFLIEPMFKEFTKETGIKVNVKFANEGIAEKLAQEGEYSPADVVLTSEFSRLFELSDKKLTQPVNSSVIDENIPAHYRDSNEEWFALTIRTRSVYSSRDRVGKLGDDFNYLDLAKPEYKGKICTRSGKHPYNIALVAAMIANHGEAETKAWLEGLKANLARKPQGNDRDQVRAIKEGLCDLSLGNSYYLGKMLEDKEQKSWAESVYINFPDQNAQGTHVNVSGMAMAKYAPNRDNALKLMEFLTGETAQHMYAEVNFEYPVKPGVKRSELVASWGEFKSDTLPLEKIADNHTAAIKLLDEVKFDL from the coding sequence ATGAAAAAGATGCTCACACTTTCTGCAATTGCGTTAAGCGTTTTAGCTTCGTCTGCTATGGCAGCAGAGGAAGTGAATGTTTACTCATACCGCCAGCCTTTCCTCATTGAGCCCATGTTTAAAGAGTTCACTAAAGAGACGGGGATCAAGGTCAATGTGAAGTTTGCTAACGAAGGTATTGCAGAAAAGTTAGCACAAGAAGGTGAATACAGTCCTGCGGACGTAGTATTAACTTCAGAGTTTAGCCGTTTGTTTGAATTGTCTGATAAGAAGTTAACTCAACCAGTTAACAGCTCTGTTATCGATGAAAATATCCCAGCACACTACCGTGATAGCAACGAAGAGTGGTTTGCTTTAACGATTCGTACACGTAGTGTTTATTCTTCACGTGATCGCGTAGGCAAATTGGGTGATGATTTTAACTATCTTGATTTAGCTAAGCCTGAATATAAGGGTAAAATCTGTACTCGTAGTGGTAAGCACCCATACAACATCGCTTTGGTTGCAGCCATGATTGCTAACCACGGCGAAGCTGAAACCAAAGCATGGTTAGAAGGCTTAAAAGCGAACTTAGCCCGTAAACCACAAGGTAATGACCGTGACCAAGTTCGTGCTATTAAAGAAGGTCTATGTGATCTTTCTTTAGGTAACAGCTACTACTTAGGTAAAATGCTTGAAGACAAAGAGCAAAAGAGTTGGGCGGAGTCGGTATACATCAACTTCCCAGATCAAAACGCTCAAGGCACACACGTGAACGTGAGTGGTATGGCGATGGCTAAATACGCTCCAAACCGTGATAATGCACTAAAACTAATGGAATTTCTAACGGGCGAAACAGCTCAGCACATGTACGCAGAAGTTAACTTCGAATACCCTGTGAAACCAGGTGTGAAGCGTTCAGAACTTGTGGCATCTTGGGGTGAGTTTAAGTCAGATACACTACCTTTAGAAAAGATTGCTGATAACCATACAGCAGCAATCAAGTTACTTGATGAAGTAAAATTTGACCTTTAA
- the acnB gene encoding bifunctional aconitate hydratase 2/2-methylisocitrate dehydratase has protein sequence MLEAYRKHVEERAAEGVVPKPLDAEQVAGLVELLKNPLQGEEEFILDLLENRIPPGVDEAAYVKAGFLTAVVKGEVTSPLVSRAKAAQLLGTMQGGYNIEPLVSLLDDAELAPIGVETLSHTLLMFDAFYDVEEKAKAGNEFAKQVLQSWADAEWFLSKPALQEKITLTVFKVTGETNTDDLSPAPDAWSRPDIPVHALAMLKNERDGIHPDKAGSIGPIKQIEALKEKGHQLVYVGDVVGTGSSRKSATNSVLWFMGDDIPFVPNKRAGGYVLGGKIAPIFFNTMEDAGALPIEVDVTKLHMGDVIDVYPFEGKVCNHETGEVLATFKLKTDVLIDEVRAGGRIPLIVGRGLTDKARLALGLAPSDVFRRPVAVADSGKGYTLAQKMVGKACGVEGIRPGTYCEPKMTTVGSQDTTGPMTRDELKDLACLGFSADLVMQSFCHTSAYPKPVDVVTHHTLPDFIMNRGGVSLRPGDGVIHSWLNRMLLPDTVGTGGDSHTRFPLGISFPAGSGLVAFAAATGVMPLDMPESILVRFKGEMQPGITLRDLVHAIPYYGIKQGLLTVEKAGKINEFSGRVLEIEGVEHLTVEQAFELSDASAERSAAGCTVKLSQASIEEYLNSNITMLKWMIAEGYGDVRTIERRIKAMQEWLANPELMSADKDAEYAHVIEIDLAEIKEPILCAPNDPDDARLLSDVQGTQIDEVFIGSCMTNIGHFRAAGKLLEKFNGQLETRLWVAPPTKMDRDQLTEEGYYGIFGRAGVRIETPGCSLCMGNQARVADKATVMSTSTRNFPNRLGTGANVYLSSAELAAVGAILGRIPTKEEYLEYAEQINATAADTYRYLNFHRMADYTKKADTVIFQEPA, from the coding sequence GTGCTTGAAGCCTACCGTAAACACGTCGAAGAGCGTGCCGCTGAAGGAGTTGTACCTAAACCCCTAGATGCAGAGCAAGTTGCTGGACTTGTTGAACTGTTAAAGAATCCCCTACAAGGTGAAGAAGAATTCATCCTTGATCTACTTGAGAATCGTATCCCACCAGGCGTTGATGAAGCTGCTTATGTTAAAGCGGGTTTCTTAACGGCTGTTGTGAAAGGAGAAGTGACTTCTCCACTAGTAAGCCGTGCAAAAGCAGCACAACTACTAGGCACAATGCAAGGTGGTTACAACATCGAGCCTCTAGTTTCATTGCTTGATGACGCAGAACTTGCACCAATCGGTGTTGAAACTCTATCTCATACTCTGCTTATGTTTGATGCTTTCTATGATGTTGAAGAGAAAGCAAAAGCAGGTAACGAATTCGCGAAGCAAGTTCTTCAATCTTGGGCTGACGCAGAATGGTTCCTATCTAAACCTGCGCTACAAGAAAAAATCACTCTAACTGTATTCAAAGTAACAGGTGAGACGAACACGGATGATCTGTCTCCTGCACCAGATGCATGGTCTCGTCCGGATATCCCAGTACACGCTCTAGCGATGCTGAAAAACGAACGTGATGGTATTCACCCAGATAAAGCTGGCAGCATTGGTCCGATTAAGCAAATCGAAGCGCTTAAAGAGAAAGGCCACCAGCTTGTATACGTTGGTGACGTGGTTGGTACCGGTTCATCTCGTAAGTCAGCGACTAACTCCGTACTTTGGTTCATGGGTGACGATATCCCATTCGTTCCAAACAAACGCGCTGGCGGTTATGTACTTGGCGGTAAGATTGCTCCGATCTTCTTTAACACAATGGAAGATGCGGGTGCGCTACCAATTGAAGTAGACGTAACGAAATTACACATGGGCGACGTGATTGACGTTTACCCATTCGAAGGCAAAGTATGTAACCACGAAACGGGTGAAGTACTGGCTACCTTCAAACTAAAAACAGACGTACTGATTGATGAAGTGCGTGCTGGTGGTCGTATTCCACTGATCGTTGGCCGTGGTCTAACTGATAAAGCTCGTCTAGCTCTAGGTCTTGCACCTTCAGACGTATTCCGTCGTCCAGTTGCTGTTGCAGACAGCGGCAAAGGCTACACTCTTGCTCAGAAAATGGTGGGTAAAGCGTGTGGCGTAGAAGGTATTCGTCCGGGTACTTACTGTGAGCCAAAAATGACGACAGTAGGTTCTCAAGATACTACCGGTCCTATGACTCGTGATGAACTGAAAGATCTAGCGTGTTTAGGCTTCTCTGCTGATCTAGTAATGCAGTCATTCTGCCATACATCAGCGTATCCTAAGCCAGTGGATGTGGTAACTCACCACACATTACCTGATTTCATCATGAACCGTGGCGGTGTGTCACTTCGCCCTGGTGACGGTGTTATCCACTCATGGCTAAACCGTATGCTACTTCCTGATACCGTAGGTACAGGTGGTGACTCACATACTCGTTTCCCATTAGGTATCTCTTTCCCTGCAGGTTCTGGTCTGGTTGCGTTCGCAGCAGCAACAGGTGTTATGCCTCTTGATATGCCTGAATCTATCTTGGTTCGTTTTAAAGGCGAAATGCAACCGGGTATCACACTACGTGACCTAGTACATGCAATCCCTTACTACGGCATCAAGCAGGGTCTATTGACTGTAGAGAAAGCAGGTAAGATAAACGAATTCTCTGGTCGTGTACTTGAGATCGAAGGTGTTGAGCACCTAACTGTTGAGCAAGCGTTCGAGCTTTCAGATGCATCTGCAGAGCGTTCAGCGGCTGGCTGTACAGTGAAGCTGTCTCAAGCTTCAATCGAAGAATATCTAAACTCAAACATCACTATGCTTAAGTGGATGATTGCTGAAGGTTACGGTGATGTACGTACCATTGAACGTCGTATTAAAGCGATGCAAGAGTGGTTAGCGAACCCAGAGCTAATGAGTGCAGATAAAGATGCAGAATACGCTCACGTAATCGAAATCGATCTTGCTGAAATCAAAGAACCAATTCTTTGTGCTCCAAATGACCCAGATGATGCGCGTCTTCTATCTGACGTTCAAGGAACTCAAATTGATGAAGTGTTCATTGGTTCGTGTATGACAAACATTGGTCACTTCCGTGCGGCAGGTAAACTGCTTGAGAAGTTCAATGGTCAGCTAGAAACTCGTTTGTGGGTGGCTCCGCCAACTAAGATGGACCGCGATCAGCTAACAGAAGAAGGTTACTACGGTATCTTTGGCCGTGCTGGGGTTCGTATTGAAACTCCGGGATGTTCACTATGTATGGGTAACCAAGCTCGCGTAGCTGATAAAGCAACGGTAATGTCTACGTCTACACGTAACTTCCCGAACCGTCTAGGTACAGGTGCGAACGTTTACCTATCTTCAGCAGAACTTGCGGCTGTGGGCGCTATTCTAGGTCGTATCCCGACGAAAGAAGAGTATCTAGAGTACGCAGAGCAAATTAACGCGACTGCGGCGGATACTTATCGTTACCTAAACTTCCACCGTATGGCGGATTACACCAAGAAAGCTGACACGGTTATTTTCCAAGAGCCAGCATAA